The window CCAGCGTCAGCGCCAGCGCCACCAGACGGTGCTGGACGCGATCGTGCAGGTCGCTTTCGATGCGCCGGCGTTCTTGCTCCACCGCGTCGAGGAGTGCGGTCCGAGAGTGCTCCAACCGGGCCACCTCGCGCTGCAGTGCGTGCGGATCCACCAGTGCCGCAACGGTGATCTGTGCGACCGCCGCCGCATAGGCCCCGACGAGGTACGCCGCCAGGACAAGGAGCGCGATACCGAGGGTGACCGCAGCCCACGCCTCGCCGGAGGAGTCGATCAGCCACAGCCCCACGTTGATCGGCTCACCCGGACGGACCAACCACGGCGCGGCCACCATGACCCCGATCAGGATCGCCGAGAAACCAACCAGCACAACGCCCCACGGGCCGGTGAACATCGCCGTGAGGACCATGTAGCCGGCCTGGCGCAGCGTCGGCAGGCGCTGCTGCGCGCGTGCGGCATTCACGTCGGACCGCGCGCGCTCGGCAGCGGCTTCGTCGATCAGGGACAGTCGCGCGCACTCGATCTCCAGCAGCGGCGCCCACACCGCGGTGCGCGCCGATCGGCTGACCCCCATCACCAGGATCAACGGCAGACCGACGATCAGCACGGTACCGAGGACACCACCGAACACAGTCCACAGCAGGGCCCGCCACGGCCACATCGAGACCAGATATCGCGGCCCGGAGATCATCGCGGCGACCAACGTTCGGGCCGGAGCCTGGACCATCATCTGAGTCTAGAGCGGGCCAACGCGACCGCCGCCACGAACGGTGTCAGACCGATACAGAGCAGAGCCGTGGATTCGTTGACACCGACACGGTCACCCAGGACGTGCAGCATCCCCAGCGCGGCGACGAGGTTGGCGCCGGAGTGCAGCATCGCGCCGGGCCAGACCGATCCGCAGGCCGACCACATCCACCCGATGAGGAACTCCAGCAGTACGCTCAGCGGGATCCACCACACCATGCTCCAAACCGCCTGGGACACAGCCAGTTCCCCGCCGAAGTAGCCCACCCAGGGCAGCGGCCAGTGCCAGATCCCCCAGATCAGTCCCGTCAGAAGTGTGGTGGCGACCGGGCGTCC is drawn from Mycolicibacterium gilvum and contains these coding sequences:
- a CDS encoding sensor histidine kinase, which produces MVQAPARTLVAAMISGPRYLVSMWPWRALLWTVFGGVLGTVLIVGLPLILVMGVSRSARTAVWAPLLEIECARLSLIDEAAAERARSDVNAARAQQRLPTLRQAGYMVLTAMFTGPWGVVLVGFSAILIGVMVAAPWLVRPGEPINVGLWLIDSSGEAWAAVTLGIALLVLAAYLVGAYAAAVAQITVAALVDPHALQREVARLEHSRTALLDAVEQERRRIESDLHDRVQHRLVALALTLGIAENAHGDSAAGRLAADAHGQVDDIAAELRSVLLGILPRALTEHGLVAAATDLIGRYPVAVEADFGATEIPARLPGPVEHTAYLVLNEALTNSAKHASAGHVTITADRRDGLWWLVIRDDGRGGATIQPGRGLATLAARVEAVNGTLTVTSPAGGPTEVGMRCPV